DNA sequence from the Methanolobus psychrophilus R15 genome:
CTCTGAGTGCTTGTAGGAATTGCTTCCCTTGGCAACTGCTATGCCATAAGCATTACCATTCACTTTCCTTACATTGATGTTCTTGAAGGTGTTATCCTCCACATATATGTAGTTGGACTGCTTGCCGATCATCACTCCGCAGTAACCGTAATCAAGGAAGCTGTTATTCCTCACGGCTATATTCTTGTTGTAGTGGGATGTGGAACTGACTCCGATATAAATTCCGTAGTCCCTGAAGTTGCGGAAGGTGTTATCCTCTATCACACAGTTGTTGCTGTTGACAATGTTGATAAAGCCCTTGCTGGAAGCAATTGCAGTGTATGTTGCAGTAGGGTTACTGAATTCGAATCCCCTTACTGTGACGTTTGTCGCACTGGTTATCGTAAATACGTTGTACCCCTTGATCACTGCATTCTTTCCTACAAGTTCAATGTTGGATTTGAGTGCAACGGGAGTGGCTATATTGTACGTTCCCTGATTGACAAGGATAGTGCCTTTACTGATAGCATTGACCGCGGTATTAAAGGCCTGTACATCGTTGGTACCGCTGTATAGTGTCTTGCCGTCGATTGTCTGTACCCGCGTAATGCCGGCGTCTTTAGATATGCTTATTGAGTAGTTCACCTCTGCAGAGCTGCCACTGACAGCTGCTGAAGAGATTGCTGCCCCTAAACTTATGTTAAGGACTAAAAAAGCCAATAAAAGGCTTGCTGTTTTTCTTTTACAATACATTTCTGACCTCTTAAACGTTTTTTCACAAATAGGGTTTTTAGTTGTTAGGTCAACCTGTGTACAATAACGCACAGGAATATTTCGTTTGTTCCTTAGCAGGGAAGCATAAATTGTGCTATTATCCATAGCTGCTGGAACAAACTCATCACTCCTATGATATATTGTGACAAGCTAATCGTAAGTATTCTTAAAAGTATATATAATCTGTCAGATTCAAAAAGTAGCTAGTGTTAGATTTTCAGCCTGCCAATAATGATAATTTGAAAAATAAATATCACACAAATATTATATTTATATTTTTTTCGTTCTTATTTTGCATTTACTATCTTAAAGGTGGACATAAATAGTTCTATGAGCATTACAAATCCCATCTCAGGAATTTAAAGGGCGGTACGATGAACACCGAAATCATAAAAGCTAAACGGAACAACATGAAAGAGATCAGGAAAATAAGCAAGAGCCTTAATATGTATGCACTGGCAACGGTAATATGTCTGGCTCTGGCTATAGGACTGTTTATACAGAAAGAGCCGCTTGCGGGCTTTGGATGGTTGGTGGCGGCTATCATCTCCTGCCTGTCTGCTTACAGGGAGATCATTCTGAAGAGATGATGTCCATTAAATGTCTAAAAAAGAATGTGGCTGAGAGACCCATGTGTCCGTCAGCCCATACTGAATTTATGCTCTCAGTTCACGATCACTTTTAAAGTGTCAGTGCTTGTCTGTCCTCTCATATTGCTTACTGTCAGGGTGACATCGTAACTGCCTGTCTTTTCAAAAGTATGGGTTACTATCATGCCACTGGCATCTTTCTGGATGCCGTTGGAGGCATCGAAGTCCCATGAATATGAGATTATGCCATACCTGTCAGTTGATTCTCCGCCGTAGAATGTCAGGGGGCTGCCCGCGGTGACATATCTTGCGCCAGCATTAGCAACCGGAAGCTCATCATCTGAAGGCTCGTCCAGGAATATCAGATTCATTCCATCGTTAGCGAAGTAGAACTTCGATATATCCTGCTCCGATACACTCACCTCGTATACGTACCCGAAAGTAGGGTATGAATAGGCGTGATAATCCGCAGCTGCATCGAAATTGTTGTTCCTGAGCAGAATGCCATAGTTGTCATCCACAGGCAACAGCTTAAGGCAGATGGTTGAACCGGCCAGATTTCTGAGGCTGCTGATTACGTTGTTTTGCATGACAACGTTGTTTGCATTCTGCAGATTGACACCTGTGCCGCCTGCACCGGATATCTCGTTACTGTCGATCATGGCCCCGTCAATATTCTTTAACACGATAGCACCGTCATTTCCCAGTAGCCAGTTATTGACATCCTCTATCCTGTTGCCAGAGATATTCACATTCATGTAAGGCATTGTGATCGTCCCGGCAGTATTGCGCCCTCCGAAAACGTAGATGCCCGGATCCTGCTTTTCAGCGGCATAATTGCCTTTTATATAGTTTCCGGTCACTGACAGGTTGCTAAGGGCAGCAGGGTACTTATCATCATCGTTTACATGGACAATGTACATAGGTATCCTGCAGTCTGTGATCGTGTTGTCTTCTATATAGAGATGGTTTGCTCCATGACTGTCGATAGCTTCCCCTGTCGGGATGTTCTCGAAAGTGTTGTTGCGGAAATATATGTATTCGGAATAGTCAGATGTACTGCCAGCCTTCATTACCGCTACTCCATAGGAGTTCGCATACATGGCTCTGGTATTGACATTCCTGAACACATTCTCTTCGATATTTAACTGACTGGCCTGCTTGCCGATCATTATTCCACAGTAGCCATAATCAAGGAACTGGTTACCCTTTATTATGACATCCTGGTTACGGTCGGATGCTGTGCGGGTGGCAAGGAATATACCAAAATCCCTGAAATTGCGGAAAGTGTTGTCCCGGACAAGGATATCCTTGCTGTTCTGGATGTCTATAAGACCATTGTTACCTGCGCGTCCAAGGTACAGTGCATCCGGATTGCTGAACACGAATCCTGTTATTGTGACGTTTGTGACACCGTTCATCCTGAATATGTTATAACCGTTAAGCACCGCTTTATTCCCGGACAGTCCTATGTCTGACTTGAGGACAACAGCTGAGCTGATGGCGTATGAACCTTCATTGAAGACGATGGTATTCTTGTTTGCAGCATTGACCGCAGCTCTGACAGCATCCACATCACTGCTTCCGCTGTATATGGTCTTTCCATCGATTCCCTTAACAGTTGTAGTGCTTCCACTCTTGTAGATGTTGATGTCAGTGTTCACAGGTGCTTCAGGCTCTTTCAGTATTGTCAGCTGAAGGACACCATTGGGATTATAGAATTTAGACGTGTCCTGTCCCAGTACACTTAGCAGGTATTTGTAACCCCAGTTGCTATAACCGTAAGCCTGGTACTCAACTGAACTGTCAAATACATTGTTCTTGACAGTGATGGTACAGTCCTTGTTGACAGGCATCAGTTTCAAACCCTTGGTGGGACCCGAGATCCTGAACATGCTCTTTACATTGTTGTTCTGGATCAGCAGATTGTCAGCGTTGAGCAGGTAAATGCCTGTGCCGCCGACGTTTGATATCTGATTGTTCTCAACGGTTGCGCCCTTGACATCCCTGAGCACTATGCCTCCGTCATCGCTGACAAGCCAGCTGTTGACATCCACTATAGTGTTGTCTGAAACAATCACATTCTGATAGGGCTGGACGTTGTTGCGCGCGCCCAGCACATGTATTCCGGAATGCTGTTTGTCTGCGGATTTCAGGTTCCCTTTAACGTAGTTGCCGGTGATTGTCACATGATGCACCGGTTCGGGATATGTGCCCTCACTGTTGATCTGCGCTACTATGATAGGTATCTTGCAGTTTATGACTGTGTTATCCTGGATGTACACATGGTTAGCACCGTGACTGTCGATACCTTCCCATACAGGATTGTTCTCTATCCAGTTGTTCCTGATATAGACATATTCTGAGTACTTGTAGGCGACACTGCCTTTGGCCAGCGCCACACCATACGCATTAGCGTTCATTTTCCTGGTATTTATGTTCTTAAAGATATTGTCATCGACATATATGTAGTTGGACTGCTTGCCTATCATCACTCCGGCATAACCATAGTCAAGGAACTGGTTGTTCTTTATAGTTATCTGCCTGTTAGAGTGAGAGGTGGAGCTGACTGCAACATTAACCCCGTAATCCCTGAAGTTACGGAAAGTGTTGTTCTGGATAATGATATTGTTACTGTTTATAATATCGACTAGACCGACACCGCCGGAGCGTGCAAGGTAGTTCAAATCCGGATTGCTGAACTCAAATCCCCTGATAGTTACATTTGTAGCACCATTCGTCCTGAATATGATGTAGCCTTTTATAACAGCGCTGTTACCGACCAGTTCTATATTGGACTTGATCGCAACCGGTGAACTTATTGTGTAGGTTCCCGGATTGAAGAGGATAGCGCCCTGGCTGATAGAGTTGAGCGCACTCCTGACAGCTTCAGCGTCATTGGTGCCACTGTAAATGGTCTTTCCATCAGCTGCTTTTACAACAGTCGTACCGGCATTTTTTGAAATGCTGACCGAGTATTTGACCTCGTCAACACCATCCGTTGTGGCTGCTGCGGAAACTGCTGTCCCTAAACAAAGGTTAAGGAACAAAAGAACAGCTAGAATGCTTATTGTTTTCCGAATATACATTTTTTACTCTCCACAATGTGTTTTTCATAATGTCATGTTTTAGTGTGGTTTTCAGATTACTCTGCTAAAAATATGTTCCAGATTGCAATATTTAATTTCTCATACATAACTCTATCAGTAATTTTAGTCACTTTATTACCAATTCATGAGCAAATTAACCTCATTTGAAACATATTATTACTGGCTTTTCTAAATATACTATATCCTATATATAAATTATATCATATTGAAGAAAAAGCATAAGTTATTGTCGCATTCTGTTCAGAATATCTTATATAAGGTATTAATTTGAGAAGTGTTTATAAAAATAGGCATTCCTTTGCGCTCATACTAAGATATGAGATCCGGTTCAAACCAAAGATCTTGTTACCGGTCTGCGCAAACATCGAGGAAAAAACGATCAGCAGAAAAAAATAATGAAATAGGCCCTGTAAACTCTTCCTATTGCCGGGCAAAGGAATAGTCGGCATCGTAATAGATGTAGCTGTCCGTTAGATCTATATTATTGTCCCTTATGTCGATGATAT
Encoded proteins:
- a CDS encoding cytochrome c family protein — protein: MYIRKTISILAVLLFLNLCLGTAVSAAATTDGVDEVKYSVSISKNAGTTVVKAADGKTIYSGTNDAEAVRSALNSISQGAILFNPGTYTISSPVAIKSNIELVGNSAVIKGYIIFRTNGATNVTIRGFEFSNPDLNYLARSGGVGLVDIINSNNIIIQNNTFRNFRDYGVNVAVSSTSHSNRQITIKNNQFLDYGYAGVMIGKQSNYIYVDDNIFKNINTRKMNANAYGVALAKGSVAYKYSEYVYIRNNWIENNPVWEGIDSHGANHVYIQDNTVINCKIPIIVAQINSEGTYPEPVHHVTITGNYVKGNLKSADKQHSGIHVLGARNNVQPYQNVIVSDNTIVDVNSWLVSDDGGIVLRDVKGATVENNQISNVGGTGIYLLNADNLLIQNNNVKSMFRISGPTKGLKLMPVNKDCTITVKNNVFDSSVEYQAYGYSNWGYKYLLSVLGQDTSKFYNPNGVLQLTILKEPEAPVNTDINIYKSGSTTTVKGIDGKTIYSGSSDVDAVRAAVNAANKNTIVFNEGSYAISSAVVLKSDIGLSGNKAVLNGYNIFRMNGVTNVTITGFVFSNPDALYLGRAGNNGLIDIQNSKDILVRDNTFRNFRDFGIFLATRTASDRNQDVIIKGNQFLDYGYCGIMIGKQASQLNIEENVFRNVNTRAMYANSYGVAVMKAGSTSDYSEYIYFRNNTFENIPTGEAIDSHGANHLYIEDNTITDCRIPMYIVHVNDDDKYPAALSNLSVTGNYIKGNYAAEKQDPGIYVFGGRNTAGTITMPYMNVNISGNRIEDVNNWLLGNDGAIVLKNIDGAMIDSNEISGAGGTGVNLQNANNVVMQNNVISSLRNLAGSTICLKLLPVDDNYGILLRNNNFDAAADYHAYSYPTFGYVYEVSVSEQDISKFYFANDGMNLIFLDEPSDDELPVANAGARYVTAGSPLTFYGGESTDRYGIISYSWDFDASNGIQKDASGMIVTHTFEKTGSYDVTLTVSNMRGQTSTDTLKVIVN